In Perca fluviatilis chromosome 18, GENO_Pfluv_1.0, whole genome shotgun sequence, one genomic interval encodes:
- the LOC120546281 gene encoding uncharacterized protein LOC120546281 isoform X2, translating to MPHRIWHLQLTCPQPLCTGTMTKAGLYRTIRRVLDIDGWYLMATEYLECRRCKKKVGGWSQGIIRQLSPTYSCQFPAVLTYKLSCDLRVVVQLRSRTLGNSASRLCNTLREAHSDAWMRRAIAYLGVCEQFLALCTVRGQFPPPPQMPPLPSAVWLLTVYSHDVLTRLEEYKARITSTLGSILKMDSTKKVTKKLAGTAEDTAAWVTNVGNEHGQVLISVLTCSEGTEGLSPMAVGLMRRYRLAGVHPPQLIYVDRDCCSRDGVSKTAALFQRPTSCTPPS from the exons ATGCCACACAGGATCTGGCATCTGCAGCTGACGTGCCCCCAGCCTTTGTGCACCGGTACCATGACAAAGGCTGGGCTGTACAGGACCATCCGGAGGGTCCTGGACATCGACGGCTGGTATCTCATGGCCACTGAGTACCTAGAGTGCCGTCGGTGTAAGAAGAAGGTCGGAGGGTGGTCACAGGGCATCATCAGGCAGCTGTCCCCCACCTACAGCTGCCAATTCCCAGCTGTACTTACGTACAA GCTGTCCTGTGACCTTAGGGTGGTCGTACAGCTGAGGTCTCGCACTCTGGGTAACAGTGCTTCTCGGCTGTGCAACACCCTGCGGGAGGCGCACTCAGATGCCTGGATGCGGAGAGCTATCGCGTACCTCGGCGTGTGCGAGCAGTTCCTGGCCTTGTGCACGGTGAGGGGGCAGTTCCCACCACCACCCCAGATGCCCCCTCTCCCCTCCGCCGTCTGGCTGTTGACAGTCTACAGCCATGACGTCCTGACGCGGCTGGAGGAGTACAAGGCCAGGATCACGTCCACCTTGGGATCCATCCTAAAGATGGATTCCACTAAGAAG GTGACGAAAAAGCTTGCAGGTACCGCTGAAGACACGGCCGCCTGGGTTACCAACGTGGGTAACGAGCACGGGCAGGTCCTCATCAGTGTCCTCACCTGCTCCGAGGGCACCGAGGGCCTGTCCCCCATGGCGGTCGGGTTGATGAGGCGGTACCGACTCGCCGGGGTACATCCCCCCCAGCTGATCTACGTGGATCGTGACTGCTGCAGCCGAGACGGCGTGTCGAAGAC
- the LOC120546281 gene encoding uncharacterized protein LOC120546281 isoform X1 gives MPHRIWHLQLTCPQPLCTGTMTKAGLYRTIRRVLDIDGWYLMATEYLECRRCKKKVGGWSQGIIRQLSPTYSCQFPAVLTYKLSCDLRVVVQLRSRTLGNSASRLCNTLREAHSDAWMRRAIAYLGVCEQFLALCTVRGQFPPPPQMPPLPSAVWLLTVYSHDVLTRLEEYKARITSTLGSILKMDSTKKVTKKLAGTAEDTAAWVTNVGNEHGQVLISVLTCSEGTEGLSPMAVGLMRRYRLAGVHPPQLIYVDRDCCSRDGVSKTAALFQVSPQRPTSCTPPS, from the exons ATGCCACACAGGATCTGGCATCTGCAGCTGACGTGCCCCCAGCCTTTGTGCACCGGTACCATGACAAAGGCTGGGCTGTACAGGACCATCCGGAGGGTCCTGGACATCGACGGCTGGTATCTCATGGCCACTGAGTACCTAGAGTGCCGTCGGTGTAAGAAGAAGGTCGGAGGGTGGTCACAGGGCATCATCAGGCAGCTGTCCCCCACCTACAGCTGCCAATTCCCAGCTGTACTTACGTACAA GCTGTCCTGTGACCTTAGGGTGGTCGTACAGCTGAGGTCTCGCACTCTGGGTAACAGTGCTTCTCGGCTGTGCAACACCCTGCGGGAGGCGCACTCAGATGCCTGGATGCGGAGAGCTATCGCGTACCTCGGCGTGTGCGAGCAGTTCCTGGCCTTGTGCACGGTGAGGGGGCAGTTCCCACCACCACCCCAGATGCCCCCTCTCCCCTCCGCCGTCTGGCTGTTGACAGTCTACAGCCATGACGTCCTGACGCGGCTGGAGGAGTACAAGGCCAGGATCACGTCCACCTTGGGATCCATCCTAAAGATGGATTCCACTAAGAAG GTGACGAAAAAGCTTGCAGGTACCGCTGAAGACACGGCCGCCTGGGTTACCAACGTGGGTAACGAGCACGGGCAGGTCCTCATCAGTGTCCTCACCTGCTCCGAGGGCACCGAGGGCCTGTCCCCCATGGCGGTCGGGTTGATGAGGCGGTACCGACTCGCCGGGGTACATCCCCCCCAGCTGATCTACGTGGATCGTGACTGCTGCAGCCGAGACGGCGTGTCGAAGAC